In Oncorhynchus masou masou isolate Uvic2021 unplaced genomic scaffold, UVic_Omas_1.1 unplaced_scaffold_29___fragment_2___debris, whole genome shotgun sequence, one genomic interval encodes:
- the LOC135538734 gene encoding plexin domain-containing protein 1-like isoform X1, whose protein sequence is MVWGGGSQHHRIELVVIAGNLNAVRYREDILLPHVIPFLHAHPDMTLQHDNATSHTFNGCRLEIERRTKVQREMRYHVNGQQHEKPSHRTPREPWQGYARVAREVLGGGLTIDTLPDNMTHLVKDSGRYYSWRSFGPDDQRTDELWVDLNDLEHGQVRMHGILSNTHKQAAKVALSFDFPFYGHYLRQITIATGGFIFMGEVTHRMLTATQYIAPLMANFDPSFSKESIVQYLDNGEVFVVQWERVRLHGREAEGAYTFQAALHLTGTITFSYRDIPLPVEVISSAEHQVKAGLSDAFMVNLQSPQSSDAQRRLYEYHRLDIDTTKITNNSAFEFTALPTCLQHDSCELCFSSNLTSGCTWCNILQRCSDGMDRHRQEWLDYACSEEAKDVTCEDYSMGRPGSSIDPSVPSDSEVTTPLGPLLEGPATENVKTGPPRQHDGSAHTGVLAGVVAALVLLLALTLLALYVNSPPSAASPLYFLQRRNSYWPSMTFRKQGFHSSYAEVEVEGHEKEGIMEAGQC, encoded by the exons atggtctggggcggtgggtcacagcatcatcggattgagcttgttgtcattgcaggcaatctcaatgctgtgcgttatagggaagacatcctcctccctcatgtgatacccttcctgcatgctcatcctgacatgaccctccagcatgacaatgccaccagccatacttttaacggatgtcgtctggagatagagaggaggaccaaggtgcagcgtg AGATGCGGTATCATGTGAATGGACAGCAGCATGAGAAGCCATCACACAGGACTCCCAGAGAGCCGTGGCAGGGTTACGCCAGGGTGGCCAGGGAAGTACTGGGAGGAGGACTGACCATTGACACCCTACCAGACAACATGACACACTTAGTG AAGGACTCTGGTAGGTATTACTCGTGGCGTAGTTTTGGCCCTGATGACCAGCGCACAGATGAACTCTGGGTAGATCTAAACGACCTAGAGCATGGCCAAGTCAGAATGCATGGCATTTtgtccaacacacacaaacaggctgcG AAGGTCGCCCTCTCATTTGACTTCCCCTTCTATGGACATTATTTGAGGCAGATTACCATAGCAACAGGAG GGTTTATTTTCATGGGAGAGGTCACACACCGCATGCTGACAGCAACACAGTACATCGCCCCCCTCATGGCCAACTTTGACCCCAGCTTCTCCAAGGAGTCTATTGTGCAGTACCTGGACAATG GTGAGGTGTTTGTGGTGCAGTGGGAGCGGGTGAGACTCCACGGGAGGGAAGCAGAGGGGGCATACACCTTCCAGGCTGCCCTGCACCTCACGGGGACCATCACCTTCAGCTACAGAGAT ATACCTTTGCCAGTGGAGGTGATAAGTTCTGCTGAGCACCAAGTGAAGGCAGGGTTGTCAGATGCATTCATGGTAAACCTGCAATCCCCTCAATCCTCAG ATGCCCAACGTCGGCTCTACGAGTACCATCGGTTGGACATCGATACAACTAAGATCACCAACAACTCTGCCTTTGAGTTCACTGCATTGCCTA ccTGTCTGCAGCATGACAGCTGTGAACTCTGCTTCTCGTCCAACCTAACCTCTGGCTGTACCTGGTGCAACATCCTCCAGAG GTGCTCAGACGGAATGGACAGACACCGGCAGGAGTGGCTGGACTACGCCTGTTCAGAAGAG GCCAAAGATGTTACATGTGAGGATTATTCCATGGGGAGACCAGGCAGCTCCATTGACCCTTCAGTTCCCTCAGACTCTGAGGTCACCACTCCCCTTGGGCCCCTACTAGAAGGCCCTGCCACGGAGA ACGTGAAGACAGGCCCCCCGAGACAACACGATGGGTCAGCTCACACAGGAGTTCTAGCAGGTGTAGTAGCTGCATTGGTGCTACTGCTGGCTCTGACTCTGCTGGCTCTTTACGTCAACTCTCCTCCTTCTGCTGCTTCACCCCTCTACTTCTTACAG CGACGCAACAGCTACTGGCCATCCATGACGTTCAGGAAGCAGGGATTCCACTCCAGCTACGCAGAGGTGGAGGTCGAAGGTCATGAGAAGGAGGGAATCATGGAAGCTGGCCAGTGCTGA
- the LOC135538734 gene encoding plexin domain-containing protein 1-like isoform X2 — MCLSALLLICLSQAELGRVWAQEQTEMRYHVNGQQHEKPSHRTPREPWQGYARVAREVLGGGLTIDTLPDNMTHLVKDSGRYYSWRSFGPDDQRTDELWVDLNDLEHGQVRMHGILSNTHKQAAKVALSFDFPFYGHYLRQITIATGGFIFMGEVTHRMLTATQYIAPLMANFDPSFSKESIVQYLDNGEVFVVQWERVRLHGREAEGAYTFQAALHLTGTITFSYRDIPLPVEVISSAEHQVKAGLSDAFMVNLQSPQSSDAQRRLYEYHRLDIDTTKITNNSAFEFTALPTCLQHDSCELCFSSNLTSGCTWCNILQRCSDGMDRHRQEWLDYACSEEAKDVTCEDYSMGRPGSSIDPSVPSDSEVTTPLGPLLEGPATENVKTGPPRQHDGSAHTGVLAGVVAALVLLLALTLLALYVNSPPSAASPLYFLQRRNSYWPSMTFRKQGFHSSYAEVEVEGHEKEGIMEAGQC; from the exons AGATGCGGTATCATGTGAATGGACAGCAGCATGAGAAGCCATCACACAGGACTCCCAGAGAGCCGTGGCAGGGTTACGCCAGGGTGGCCAGGGAAGTACTGGGAGGAGGACTGACCATTGACACCCTACCAGACAACATGACACACTTAGTG AAGGACTCTGGTAGGTATTACTCGTGGCGTAGTTTTGGCCCTGATGACCAGCGCACAGATGAACTCTGGGTAGATCTAAACGACCTAGAGCATGGCCAAGTCAGAATGCATGGCATTTtgtccaacacacacaaacaggctgcG AAGGTCGCCCTCTCATTTGACTTCCCCTTCTATGGACATTATTTGAGGCAGATTACCATAGCAACAGGAG GGTTTATTTTCATGGGAGAGGTCACACACCGCATGCTGACAGCAACACAGTACATCGCCCCCCTCATGGCCAACTTTGACCCCAGCTTCTCCAAGGAGTCTATTGTGCAGTACCTGGACAATG GTGAGGTGTTTGTGGTGCAGTGGGAGCGGGTGAGACTCCACGGGAGGGAAGCAGAGGGGGCATACACCTTCCAGGCTGCCCTGCACCTCACGGGGACCATCACCTTCAGCTACAGAGAT ATACCTTTGCCAGTGGAGGTGATAAGTTCTGCTGAGCACCAAGTGAAGGCAGGGTTGTCAGATGCATTCATGGTAAACCTGCAATCCCCTCAATCCTCAG ATGCCCAACGTCGGCTCTACGAGTACCATCGGTTGGACATCGATACAACTAAGATCACCAACAACTCTGCCTTTGAGTTCACTGCATTGCCTA ccTGTCTGCAGCATGACAGCTGTGAACTCTGCTTCTCGTCCAACCTAACCTCTGGCTGTACCTGGTGCAACATCCTCCAGAG GTGCTCAGACGGAATGGACAGACACCGGCAGGAGTGGCTGGACTACGCCTGTTCAGAAGAG GCCAAAGATGTTACATGTGAGGATTATTCCATGGGGAGACCAGGCAGCTCCATTGACCCTTCAGTTCCCTCAGACTCTGAGGTCACCACTCCCCTTGGGCCCCTACTAGAAGGCCCTGCCACGGAGA ACGTGAAGACAGGCCCCCCGAGACAACACGATGGGTCAGCTCACACAGGAGTTCTAGCAGGTGTAGTAGCTGCATTGGTGCTACTGCTGGCTCTGACTCTGCTGGCTCTTTACGTCAACTCTCCTCCTTCTGCTGCTTCACCCCTCTACTTCTTACAG CGACGCAACAGCTACTGGCCATCCATGACGTTCAGGAAGCAGGGATTCCACTCCAGCTACGCAGAGGTGGAGGTCGAAGGTCATGAGAAGGAGGGAATCATGGAAGCTGGCCAGTGCTGA